Proteins co-encoded in one Aspergillus luchuensis IFO 4308 DNA, chromosome 6, nearly complete sequence genomic window:
- the lysF gene encoding homoaconitase LysF (COG:E;~EggNog:ENOG410PH1K;~InterPro:IPR004418,IPR001030,IPR039386,IPR018136, IPR036008,IPR015931,IPR015928,IPR000573;~PFAM:PF00330,PF00694;~go_function: GO:0004409 - homoaconitate hydratase activity [Evidence IEA];~go_function: GO:0051539 - 4 iron, 4 sulfur cluster binding [Evidence IEA];~go_process: GO:0009085 - lysine biosynthetic process [Evidence IEA]): MQSRLLPSGPGRRWISLRVPSTPQRRAFASTRFLFQDVFQSQLDDPSSAALFSSLQTSRVVPQTLTEKIVQKYAVGLPEGKFVKSGDYVTIAPHRIMTHDNSWPVALKFMSIGASKMHDPDQVVMTLDHDVQNKTDKNLQKYRQIEEFAKQHGVEFYPAGRGIGHQIMVEEGFAWPGTLVVASDSHSNTYGAVASVGTPIVRTDAASIWATGKTWWQIPPVAKVTFTGILPPGVTGKDVIVALCGLFDKDDVLNHAIEFTGSEETMRSLPMDSRLTIANMTTEWGALSGIFPMDSVLKGWMKGKATTAAMGLADGPFKTLAARNFTHPAIEQLFVNPLTADKGAKYAKELFLDLSTLSPYVSGPNSVKIATPLKELEAQDIKVDKAYLVSCTNSRASDIAAAAKVFKDAAEKNGGKVPKIADGVKFYIAAASIPEQLAAEGAGDWQTLLDAGATALPAGCGPCIGLGTGLLEPGEVGISASNRNFKGRMGSTEAKAYLGSPEVVAASALSGKLSGPGWYQPPEGWTEVVRGEGDGIREEDRMLNTEQALEKLLGQLDDLVADGEKRFAPEEKVEEEGGLTEVYPGFPERVSGEIVFCDADNLNTDAIYPGYWTYQDNVPVEKMAEVCMSNYDKEFHSIAKEGDILVVGYNFGCGSSREQAATALLAKQIPLVVSGSFGNIFSRNSINNALMGLEVPRLVSRLREEFGDKQLTRRTGWTLTWDVRRSQIEIQEGQNGPKWTHKVGELPPNVQEIIAKGGLEKWVKNAIEA, from the coding sequence ATGCAGTCGCGTTTGTTGCCCTCCGGCCCTGGCAGGCGCTGGATCTCCCTCCGCGTGCCGAGCACGCCTCAACGACGAGCATTCGCCTCCACCCGCTTCCTTTTCCAGGATGTCTTCCAGTCCCAGCTGGATGAcccttcctccgccgccctcttctcctccctgcaGACCTCCCGGGTCGTGCCCCAGACCTTGACGGAAAAGATCGTTCAGAAATATGCCGTAGGACTGCCCGAAGGCAAGTTCGTCAAGTCCGGCGACTATGTGACCATCGCTCCCCACCGGATCATGACCCATGATAACTCTTGGCCCGTCGCATTGAAGTTCATGTCGATCGGTGCCTCCAAGATGCACGATCCCGATCAGGTCGTGATGACACTCGACCACGATGTCCAGAACAAAACGGATAAGAACCTGCAAAAGTACCGCCAAATCGAGGAGTTTGCTAAGCAACACGGTGTCGAGTTCTATCCCGCCGGTCGAGGAATTGGTCACCAAATtatggttgaagaaggttTTGCCTGGCCCGGCACACTGGTGGTCGCTTCGGACAGTCACAGCAACACCTACGGTGCGGTGGCCTCCGTCGGAACGCCCATCGTGAGAACCGATGCGGCCAGTATCTGGGCTACCGGTAAGACGTGGTGGCAGATCCCTCCAGTGGCCAAGGTTACTTTTACCGGTATCCTGCCTCCCGGCGTGACTGGCAAGGACGTCATCGTTGCTCTGTGCGGTCTGTTTGACAAGGATGATGTTCTGAACCATGCAATTGAGTTCACCGGCTCTGAGGAAACCATGAGAAGCTTGCCCATGGATAGCCGGTTGACAATTGCCAACATGACGACTGAGTGGGGTGCCCTGTCAGGAATTTTCCCCATGGACAGTGTTCTGAAAGGCTGGATGAAGGGCAAGGCTACCACTGCGGCCATGGGATTGGCTGATGGGCCGTTCAAGACCCTGGCTGCTCGCAACTTCACCCACCCTGCCATCGAGCAGCTGTTTGTGAACCCTCTCACTGCCGATAAGGGTGCCAAGTATGCGAAGGAGCTCTTCCTAGACCTCTCGACTCTTTCTCCCTACGTTTCCGGCCCCAACTCGGTCAAGATCGCCACACCcctgaaggagctggaagccCAGGATATCAAGGTCGACAAAGCCTACCTGGTTTCCTGCACCAACTCTCGGGCTTCGGACattgccgctgctgccaaggTGTTCAAGGATGCCGCAGAGAAGAATGGTGGGAAGGTCCCGAAGATCGCTGATGGCGTCAAGTTTTACATTGCTGCCGCGTCTATTCCCGAACAGCTCGCTGCGGAAGGAGCCGGTGACTGGCAGACTCTCCTGGATGCTGGAGCAACGGCCCTCCCCGCTGGATGCGGACCTTGCATCGGTCTGGGAACGGGATTGCTGGAGCCCGGTGAGGTCGGTATCAGTGCGTCGAACCGTAACTTCAAGGGTCGTATGGGTAGCACTGAAGCTAAGGCCTACTTGGGTAGCCCCGAAGTTGTTGCCGCCAGTGCTCTCAGCGGCAAGCTGAGCGGTCCTGGCTGGTACCAGCCCCCTGAAGGGTGGACTGAAGTTGTCCGCGGTGAGGGCGATGGTATCCGCGAGGAGGACCGCATGCTCAATACCGAGCAAGCTCTTGAGAAGCTCCTTGGCCAGTTGGATGACCTTGTCGCCGACGGCGAGAAGCGCTTCGCTcccgaggagaaggttgaggaagagggtggcCTGACTGAGGTGTATCCTGGATTCCCTGAACGTGTCTCTGGCGAGATTGTGTTCTGTGACGCTGACAATTTGAACACGGACGCCATCTATCCCGGTTACTGGACCTACCAGGACAATGTTCCcgtggagaagatggcagaAGTATGCATGTCCAACTATGATAAGGAGTTCCACTCCATTGCCAAGGAGGGTGACATCCTGGTTGTCGGATACAACTTCGGTTGTGGTAGCTCTCGTGAACAGGCGGCCACTGCTCTCCTGGCGAAGCAGATTCCCCTGGTTGTGTCGGGTAGCTTTGGCAACATCTTCTCCCGTAACAGCATCAACAATGCTCTCATGGGTCTGGAGGTTCCTCGCTTGGTTAGCCGTCTGCGCGAGGAGTTCGGCGACAAGCAGCTTACCCGCCGGACCGGTTGGACTCTGACCTGGGATGTCCGGCGCAGTCAGATTGAGATCCAGGAAGGCCAGAATGGACCTAAGTGGACTCACAAGGTTGGCGAGCTGCCGCCGAACGTGCAGGAGATCATTGCGAAGGGTGGTCTGGAGAAATGGGTCAAGAACGCCATTGAGGCGTAG